A window of the Scleropages formosus chromosome 21, fSclFor1.1, whole genome shotgun sequence genome harbors these coding sequences:
- the LOC108920201 gene encoding transcription factor Sp3-like isoform X1, whose amino-acid sequence MTAPEQPVKQEEMAALDVDGGQSEYAQHGGGGADQDTQPSPLALLAATCSRIGSLLPEEGADASAAAAAAGVTTDLTPIQLTGTSERWEVLAPTASIKEEPSIVHIPNAGMVTSNGQYVFPLQNMQSQPIFVTSGTDTSTNAVPNIQYQVIPQIQTADGQLGFPTSSVDGATLSQDATGQIHIVHDAVQGIGATGTSSADILTNSQNLMSQTGHVQHIQGVSIASSAYSSQGQVVTNVPVGLPGNITFVPINSVDLDSLGLSGAQTIATGVTADGQLIMAGHPVDRSESSEKSGEQISRPLAVGVSDTNQEIYVPTTSSSRLPETIDGTGVLTQATAVSSAAGEQADAARLQESYDDQNQVQNVQGTSAQPIIQLQPVAVSTSEAQVVQGLPQSQGQVAGQTLPLLNPGTFLIQAQTVTPSGQIQWQTFQVQGVQNLQNLQLPTGSAQQITLAPVQTLSLSQAGALGTSSVSINTGQIPNLQTVTVNSVAQAGIQFQPVEDTGSPADIQIKEEPDSEEWQLSSDSTLNPSDLSHLRVRLVDEDLEQPGQEGKRLRRVACTCPNCKEAGGRGSNMGKKKQHICHIPGCGKVYGKTSHLRAHLRWHSGERPFVCSWMFCGKRFTRSDELQRHRRTHTGEKKFVCPECSKRFMRSDHLAKHIKTHQNKKGMNSSGVATAMVEDSAAASSDSIITAAGTTLILTNIQQGSAQGLGTVSTTTAQELLSNQEIPLQLVTVSASEVMD is encoded by the exons ATGACTG CCCCCGAACAGCCAGTGAAGCAGGAGGAAATGGCTGCCCTGGACGTGGACGGCGGGCAAAGCGAGTACGCACAGCACGGCGGCGGAGGAGCCGACCAG GACACTCAGCCGTCACCGCTCGCTCTGCTGGCGGCTACCTGTAGCCGGATCGGGTCACTATTACCAGAGGAGGGTGCCGATGCatccgccgctgccgccgccgccggcgtG ACAACAGACCTCACGCCCATACAGTTAACGGGAACGAGCGAAAGATGGGAGGTTTTGGCTCCTACGGCGTCGATAAAAGAGGAACCAAGCATAGTGCACATCCCGAACGCTGGCATGGTGACCTCCAACGGACAGTATGTTTTTCCTCTCCAGAATATGCAGAGCCAACCTATTTTTGTGACATCGGGAACAGACACGTCCACCAACGCAGTGCCTAACATTCAGTACCAGGTGATCCCGCAGATCCAGACTGCGGACGGACAGCTGGGGTTTCCCACCTCCTCTGTGGACGGGGCCACCCTCAGCCAGGATGCCACGGGGCAGATCCACATTGTGCACGATGCGGTTCAGGGCATCGGCGCCACCGGGACCTCTTCCGCCGATATCCTCACCAACAGCCAGAACCTCATGTCTCAGACTGGGCACGTCCAGCACATCCAGGGAGTTTCAATTGCCAGTTCTGCATACAGCAGCCAGGGTCAGGTTGTCACTAATGTGCCTGTTGGATTGCCTGGGAATATCACCTTCGTACCCATCAACAGTGTGGACTTGGACTCACTTGGCCTTTCTGGAGCCCAAACGATAGCTACGGGGGTTACTGCAGACGGCCAGCTGATCATGGCTGGACATCCCGTGGACAGGTCCGAAAGCTCAGAGAAATCCGGCGAGCAGATCTCACGGCCACTGGCTGTTGGGGTTTCCGACACTAACCAAGAAATATATGTGCCAACGACGTCATCTTCGCGACTGCCGGAGACGATAGATGGCACGGGGGTGCTGACGCAGGCCACGGCCGTGTCCTCCGCAGCGGGCGAGCAGGCAGATGCAGCCAGGCTTCAGGAGAGCTACGATGACCAGAACCAGGTCCAAAATGTTCAGGGGACCTCGGCTCAGCCCATCATCCAACTCCAGCCCGTGGCCGTAAGCACCAGCGAAGCCCAGGTTGTTCAGGGCCTCCCCCAGTCTCAGGGCCAGGTTGCGGGACAGACCCTGCCGCTCCTCAACCCCGGTACCTTTCTCATCCAGGCCCAGACGGTCACACCCTCAGGGCAGATCCAGTGGCAGACCTTCCAGGTGCAGGGGGTCCAGAACCTGCAGAACCTCCAGCTGCCCACTGGCTCGGCACAGCAGATCACATTGGCTCCTGTGCAGACGCTGTCCTTGTCCCAGGCTGGGGCGCTGGGCACCAGCTCTGTCAGCATCAACACGGGGCAGATCCCCAACCTGCAAACAGTGACAGTCAACTCGGTGGCCCAGGCAGGCATTCAGTTCCAGCCTGTGGAGGACACAGGCAGCCCTGCAG ATATCCAGATCAAGGAAGAGCCAGACTCTGAGGAGTGGCAGCTGAGCAGCGACTCTACCCTAAACCCCAGCGACCTGTCACACCTGCGGGTGCGACTGGTGGACGAGGACCTCGAGCAGCCTGGTCAGGAAGGCAAGCGGCTCCGCAGGGTAGCCTGCACCTGCCCAAACTGCAAAGAAGCTGGCGGCAG AGGGTCAAACATGGGAAAGAAGAAGCAGCACATCTGCCACATCCCAGGCTGTGGGAAAGTGTATGGGAAGACGTCACACCTGCGAGCTCACCTGCGTTGGCACTCTGGTGAGCGACCCTTCGTATGCAGCTGGATGTTCTGTGGGAAGCGGTTCACACGTAGCGACGAGCTACAAAGACACCGGAGGACGCACACAG GAGAGAAGAAGTTTGTGTGCCCGGAATGCTCGAAGCGGTTCATGCGTAGCGACCACTTGGCTAAACACATCAAGACCCACCAGAACAAAAAGGGCATGAACTCAAGTGGAGTGGCGACAGCGATGGTGGAGGATTCAGCCGCGGCTTCCTCGGATAGCATTATCACGGCAGCGGGTACCACCCTCATCCTCACCAACATCCAGCAGGGCTCTGCCCAGGGTCTGGGAACTGTCAGCACCACCACTGCGCAAGAGCTGCTCTCCAACCAGGAGATCCCTTTACAGCTCGTTACCGTCTCCGCCAGCGAGGTGATGGATTAG
- the LOC108920201 gene encoding transcription factor Sp3-like isoform X2 — MTAPEQPVKQEEMAALDVDGGQSEYAQHGGGGADQDTQPSPLALLAATCSRIGSLLPEEGADASAAAAAAGVTTDLTPIQLTGTSERWEVLAPTASIKEEPSIVHIPNAGMVTSNGQYVFPLQNMQSQPIFVTSGTDTSTNAVPNIQYQVIPQIQTADGQLGFPTSSVDGATLSQDATGQIHIVHDAVQGIGATGTSSADILTNSQNLMSQTGHVQHIQGVSIASSAYSSQGQVVTNVPVGLPGNITFVPINSVDLDSLGLSGAQTIATGVTADGQLIMAGHPVDRSESSEKSGEQISRPLAVGVSDTNQEIYVPTTSSSRLPETIDGTGVLTQATAVSSAAGEQADAARLQESYDDQNQVQNVQGTSAQPIIQLQPVAAQTVTPSGQIQWQTFQVQGVQNLQNLQLPTGSAQQITLAPVQTLSLSQAGALGTSSVSINTGQIPNLQTVTVNSVAQAGIQFQPVEDTGSPADIQIKEEPDSEEWQLSSDSTLNPSDLSHLRVRLVDEDLEQPGQEGKRLRRVACTCPNCKEAGGRGSNMGKKKQHICHIPGCGKVYGKTSHLRAHLRWHSGERPFVCSWMFCGKRFTRSDELQRHRRTHTGEKKFVCPECSKRFMRSDHLAKHIKTHQNKKGMNSSGVATAMVEDSAAASSDSIITAAGTTLILTNIQQGSAQGLGTVSTTTAQELLSNQEIPLQLVTVSASEVMD; from the exons ATGACTG CCCCCGAACAGCCAGTGAAGCAGGAGGAAATGGCTGCCCTGGACGTGGACGGCGGGCAAAGCGAGTACGCACAGCACGGCGGCGGAGGAGCCGACCAG GACACTCAGCCGTCACCGCTCGCTCTGCTGGCGGCTACCTGTAGCCGGATCGGGTCACTATTACCAGAGGAGGGTGCCGATGCatccgccgctgccgccgccgccggcgtG ACAACAGACCTCACGCCCATACAGTTAACGGGAACGAGCGAAAGATGGGAGGTTTTGGCTCCTACGGCGTCGATAAAAGAGGAACCAAGCATAGTGCACATCCCGAACGCTGGCATGGTGACCTCCAACGGACAGTATGTTTTTCCTCTCCAGAATATGCAGAGCCAACCTATTTTTGTGACATCGGGAACAGACACGTCCACCAACGCAGTGCCTAACATTCAGTACCAGGTGATCCCGCAGATCCAGACTGCGGACGGACAGCTGGGGTTTCCCACCTCCTCTGTGGACGGGGCCACCCTCAGCCAGGATGCCACGGGGCAGATCCACATTGTGCACGATGCGGTTCAGGGCATCGGCGCCACCGGGACCTCTTCCGCCGATATCCTCACCAACAGCCAGAACCTCATGTCTCAGACTGGGCACGTCCAGCACATCCAGGGAGTTTCAATTGCCAGTTCTGCATACAGCAGCCAGGGTCAGGTTGTCACTAATGTGCCTGTTGGATTGCCTGGGAATATCACCTTCGTACCCATCAACAGTGTGGACTTGGACTCACTTGGCCTTTCTGGAGCCCAAACGATAGCTACGGGGGTTACTGCAGACGGCCAGCTGATCATGGCTGGACATCCCGTGGACAGGTCCGAAAGCTCAGAGAAATCCGGCGAGCAGATCTCACGGCCACTGGCTGTTGGGGTTTCCGACACTAACCAAGAAATATATGTGCCAACGACGTCATCTTCGCGACTGCCGGAGACGATAGATGGCACGGGGGTGCTGACGCAGGCCACGGCCGTGTCCTCCGCAGCGGGCGAGCAGGCAGATGCAGCCAGGCTTCAGGAGAGCTACGATGACCAGAACCAGGTCCAAAATGTTCAGGGGACCTCGGCTCAGCCCATCATCCAACTCCAGCCCGTGGCC GCCCAGACGGTCACACCCTCAGGGCAGATCCAGTGGCAGACCTTCCAGGTGCAGGGGGTCCAGAACCTGCAGAACCTCCAGCTGCCCACTGGCTCGGCACAGCAGATCACATTGGCTCCTGTGCAGACGCTGTCCTTGTCCCAGGCTGGGGCGCTGGGCACCAGCTCTGTCAGCATCAACACGGGGCAGATCCCCAACCTGCAAACAGTGACAGTCAACTCGGTGGCCCAGGCAGGCATTCAGTTCCAGCCTGTGGAGGACACAGGCAGCCCTGCAG ATATCCAGATCAAGGAAGAGCCAGACTCTGAGGAGTGGCAGCTGAGCAGCGACTCTACCCTAAACCCCAGCGACCTGTCACACCTGCGGGTGCGACTGGTGGACGAGGACCTCGAGCAGCCTGGTCAGGAAGGCAAGCGGCTCCGCAGGGTAGCCTGCACCTGCCCAAACTGCAAAGAAGCTGGCGGCAG AGGGTCAAACATGGGAAAGAAGAAGCAGCACATCTGCCACATCCCAGGCTGTGGGAAAGTGTATGGGAAGACGTCACACCTGCGAGCTCACCTGCGTTGGCACTCTGGTGAGCGACCCTTCGTATGCAGCTGGATGTTCTGTGGGAAGCGGTTCACACGTAGCGACGAGCTACAAAGACACCGGAGGACGCACACAG GAGAGAAGAAGTTTGTGTGCCCGGAATGCTCGAAGCGGTTCATGCGTAGCGACCACTTGGCTAAACACATCAAGACCCACCAGAACAAAAAGGGCATGAACTCAAGTGGAGTGGCGACAGCGATGGTGGAGGATTCAGCCGCGGCTTCCTCGGATAGCATTATCACGGCAGCGGGTACCACCCTCATCCTCACCAACATCCAGCAGGGCTCTGCCCAGGGTCTGGGAACTGTCAGCACCACCACTGCGCAAGAGCTGCTCTCCAACCAGGAGATCCCTTTACAGCTCGTTACCGTCTCCGCCAGCGAGGTGATGGATTAG
- the LOC108920201 gene encoding transcription factor Sp3-like isoform X3, whose amino-acid sequence MTAPEQPVKQEEMAALDVDGGQSEYAQHGGGGADQTTDLTPIQLTGTSERWEVLAPTASIKEEPSIVHIPNAGMVTSNGQYVFPLQNMQSQPIFVTSGTDTSTNAVPNIQYQVIPQIQTADGQLGFPTSSVDGATLSQDATGQIHIVHDAVQGIGATGTSSADILTNSQNLMSQTGHVQHIQGVSIASSAYSSQGQVVTNVPVGLPGNITFVPINSVDLDSLGLSGAQTIATGVTADGQLIMAGHPVDRSESSEKSGEQISRPLAVGVSDTNQEIYVPTTSSSRLPETIDGTGVLTQATAVSSAAGEQADAARLQESYDDQNQVQNVQGTSAQPIIQLQPVAVSTSEAQVVQGLPQSQGQVAGQTLPLLNPGTFLIQAQTVTPSGQIQWQTFQVQGVQNLQNLQLPTGSAQQITLAPVQTLSLSQAGALGTSSVSINTGQIPNLQTVTVNSVAQAGIQFQPVEDTGSPADIQIKEEPDSEEWQLSSDSTLNPSDLSHLRVRLVDEDLEQPGQEGKRLRRVACTCPNCKEAGGRGSNMGKKKQHICHIPGCGKVYGKTSHLRAHLRWHSGERPFVCSWMFCGKRFTRSDELQRHRRTHTGEKKFVCPECSKRFMRSDHLAKHIKTHQNKKGMNSSGVATAMVEDSAAASSDSIITAAGTTLILTNIQQGSAQGLGTVSTTTAQELLSNQEIPLQLVTVSASEVMD is encoded by the exons ATGACTG CCCCCGAACAGCCAGTGAAGCAGGAGGAAATGGCTGCCCTGGACGTGGACGGCGGGCAAAGCGAGTACGCACAGCACGGCGGCGGAGGAGCCGACCAG ACAACAGACCTCACGCCCATACAGTTAACGGGAACGAGCGAAAGATGGGAGGTTTTGGCTCCTACGGCGTCGATAAAAGAGGAACCAAGCATAGTGCACATCCCGAACGCTGGCATGGTGACCTCCAACGGACAGTATGTTTTTCCTCTCCAGAATATGCAGAGCCAACCTATTTTTGTGACATCGGGAACAGACACGTCCACCAACGCAGTGCCTAACATTCAGTACCAGGTGATCCCGCAGATCCAGACTGCGGACGGACAGCTGGGGTTTCCCACCTCCTCTGTGGACGGGGCCACCCTCAGCCAGGATGCCACGGGGCAGATCCACATTGTGCACGATGCGGTTCAGGGCATCGGCGCCACCGGGACCTCTTCCGCCGATATCCTCACCAACAGCCAGAACCTCATGTCTCAGACTGGGCACGTCCAGCACATCCAGGGAGTTTCAATTGCCAGTTCTGCATACAGCAGCCAGGGTCAGGTTGTCACTAATGTGCCTGTTGGATTGCCTGGGAATATCACCTTCGTACCCATCAACAGTGTGGACTTGGACTCACTTGGCCTTTCTGGAGCCCAAACGATAGCTACGGGGGTTACTGCAGACGGCCAGCTGATCATGGCTGGACATCCCGTGGACAGGTCCGAAAGCTCAGAGAAATCCGGCGAGCAGATCTCACGGCCACTGGCTGTTGGGGTTTCCGACACTAACCAAGAAATATATGTGCCAACGACGTCATCTTCGCGACTGCCGGAGACGATAGATGGCACGGGGGTGCTGACGCAGGCCACGGCCGTGTCCTCCGCAGCGGGCGAGCAGGCAGATGCAGCCAGGCTTCAGGAGAGCTACGATGACCAGAACCAGGTCCAAAATGTTCAGGGGACCTCGGCTCAGCCCATCATCCAACTCCAGCCCGTGGCCGTAAGCACCAGCGAAGCCCAGGTTGTTCAGGGCCTCCCCCAGTCTCAGGGCCAGGTTGCGGGACAGACCCTGCCGCTCCTCAACCCCGGTACCTTTCTCATCCAGGCCCAGACGGTCACACCCTCAGGGCAGATCCAGTGGCAGACCTTCCAGGTGCAGGGGGTCCAGAACCTGCAGAACCTCCAGCTGCCCACTGGCTCGGCACAGCAGATCACATTGGCTCCTGTGCAGACGCTGTCCTTGTCCCAGGCTGGGGCGCTGGGCACCAGCTCTGTCAGCATCAACACGGGGCAGATCCCCAACCTGCAAACAGTGACAGTCAACTCGGTGGCCCAGGCAGGCATTCAGTTCCAGCCTGTGGAGGACACAGGCAGCCCTGCAG ATATCCAGATCAAGGAAGAGCCAGACTCTGAGGAGTGGCAGCTGAGCAGCGACTCTACCCTAAACCCCAGCGACCTGTCACACCTGCGGGTGCGACTGGTGGACGAGGACCTCGAGCAGCCTGGTCAGGAAGGCAAGCGGCTCCGCAGGGTAGCCTGCACCTGCCCAAACTGCAAAGAAGCTGGCGGCAG AGGGTCAAACATGGGAAAGAAGAAGCAGCACATCTGCCACATCCCAGGCTGTGGGAAAGTGTATGGGAAGACGTCACACCTGCGAGCTCACCTGCGTTGGCACTCTGGTGAGCGACCCTTCGTATGCAGCTGGATGTTCTGTGGGAAGCGGTTCACACGTAGCGACGAGCTACAAAGACACCGGAGGACGCACACAG GAGAGAAGAAGTTTGTGTGCCCGGAATGCTCGAAGCGGTTCATGCGTAGCGACCACTTGGCTAAACACATCAAGACCCACCAGAACAAAAAGGGCATGAACTCAAGTGGAGTGGCGACAGCGATGGTGGAGGATTCAGCCGCGGCTTCCTCGGATAGCATTATCACGGCAGCGGGTACCACCCTCATCCTCACCAACATCCAGCAGGGCTCTGCCCAGGGTCTGGGAACTGTCAGCACCACCACTGCGCAAGAGCTGCTCTCCAACCAGGAGATCCCTTTACAGCTCGTTACCGTCTCCGCCAGCGAGGTGATGGATTAG